Proteins encoded by one window of Actinomycetota bacterium:
- a CDS encoding ATP-binding cassette domain-containing protein yields the protein MVDVSATISPEAPETFPGPARPAIEIRGLRKVYGELEAVKGINLEVPAGEIFGFLGPNGAGKSTTIKILCTLVRPTSGDALVAGYNVVEERTEVRRHIGLVFQEPTLDEYLTAEQNLRFHAEIYGIPRAAVASRLESVLNMVGLADRRKDKVSTFSGGLKRRLEIGRGLLHSPRVLFLDEPTIGLDPQSRVTLWKYVDQLRVQESITVFLTTHYMDEAERCDRIAIIDRGEIVVLGSPAGLKASVGQDRIRIRTADDTAAAETIITGLGVKAIATKDGVDVFTDDGEGFVPRIFELGLSVQSVTVTKPTLDDVFLAYTGNRIDDAPVSGGMPPGPWSRKRS from the coding sequence ATGGTTGACGTGTCAGCGACCATCTCGCCGGAAGCGCCGGAGACCTTCCCCGGGCCGGCCCGCCCTGCGATCGAGATCAGGGGACTGCGGAAGGTCTACGGCGAGCTGGAGGCGGTGAAGGGCATCAACCTCGAGGTGCCCGCCGGCGAGATCTTCGGATTCCTCGGGCCCAATGGCGCCGGCAAGTCCACCACCATCAAGATACTCTGCACGCTCGTCCGCCCGACCTCGGGCGACGCCCTGGTGGCCGGCTACAACGTGGTCGAGGAGCGGACCGAGGTTCGGCGGCACATCGGGCTGGTCTTCCAGGAGCCCACCCTGGACGAGTACCTGACGGCCGAGCAGAACCTCAGGTTCCACGCCGAGATCTACGGCATCCCCCGGGCGGCGGTGGCGTCGCGCCTGGAGTCGGTACTCAACATGGTCGGCCTGGCCGACCGCCGCAAGGACAAGGTCTCCACGTTCTCGGGCGGGCTCAAGCGCCGGCTCGAGATCGGCCGGGGCCTGCTGCACTCCCCGAGGGTGCTGTTTCTCGACGAGCCGACCATCGGTCTCGACCCGCAGTCCCGGGTGACTCTGTGGAAGTACGTCGACCAGCTGAGGGTCCAGGAGAGCATCACCGTCTTCCTCACCACCCATTACATGGACGAGGCGGAGCGCTGCGACCGGATTGCGATCATCGACCGGGGCGAGATCGTCGTCCTCGGGTCGCCGGCCGGCCTGAAGGCTAGCGTCGGCCAGGATCGGATCCGTATCCGGACCGCCGACGACACCGCAGCCGCCGAGACAATCATCACCGGCCTGGGGGTAAAGGCGATAGCCACCAAGGACGGGGTGGACGTGTTCACCGACGACGGTGAGGGTTTTGTGCCCCGGATCTTCGAGCTGGGCCTCTCGGTGCAATCGGTCACGGTGACCAAGCCGACGCTGGACGACGTCTTCCTGGCCTACACCGGCAACCGGATCGACGACGCACCCGTGTCGGGCGGCATGCCCCCCGGGCCCTGGTCGAGGAAGCGCTCGTGA
- a CDS encoding peptidase, with protein MTFCIGIKVHDGLVGIADTRISMGSQTLTARKITVIEDGDHSMLLMTSGLRSVRDKVLTYFEEALEERKIGFDKLYQAANALADQVRRVAQEDKAALLDAGLRFDLNCLIGGQFSADKEHKLYMLYPQANWVEVGRGTPYCILGESSYGKPLLDRILRYESSLEDAFKAGFLAFDSTQSSTTGVGYPMDAVIFRKGEPMVTNRFLHEDLTAVAERWNYSLRRLVEKMPTDWMEPLLGDEPASNVTPITWIES; from the coding sequence ATGACGTTTTGTATCGGCATCAAGGTCCACGACGGGCTGGTCGGGATCGCCGACACGCGGATATCGATGGGATCGCAGACCCTCACGGCCCGGAAGATCACCGTGATCGAGGACGGCGACCACTCCATGCTGCTCATGACCTCCGGCCTCCGAAGCGTTCGCGACAAGGTCCTGACCTACTTCGAGGAGGCTCTGGAGGAGCGCAAGATCGGCTTCGACAAGCTGTACCAGGCGGCCAACGCCCTCGCCGACCAGGTCCGGAGGGTGGCGCAGGAGGACAAGGCGGCGCTGCTCGACGCCGGGCTCCGTTTCGACCTGAACTGCCTGATCGGTGGTCAGTTCTCCGCCGACAAGGAGCACAAGCTCTACATGCTGTACCCCCAGGCCAACTGGGTGGAGGTAGGCCGGGGCACGCCGTACTGCATCCTCGGTGAGTCGAGCTACGGCAAGCCGCTGCTGGATCGGATCCTGCGCTACGAGTCGTCCCTGGAGGATGCGTTCAAGGCGGGCTTTCTGGCGTTCGACTCCACCCAGAGCAGCACCACGGGAGTCGGCTACCCGATGGACGCGGTGATCTTCCGCAAAGGCGAGCCGATGGTCACGAACCGCTTCCTCCACGAGGACCTGACTGCGGTGGCCGAGCGGTGGAACTACAGCTTGAGGCGGCTGGTCGAGAAGATGCCCACCGATTGGATGGAGCCCCTCCTGGGCGACGAGCCGGCGTCCAACGTGACGCCGATAACCTGGATCGAGAGCTGA
- a CDS encoding ABC transporter permease translates to MTTAAAAPELEIAPVSAPGGGLGHELRAIKVVWKRDLIRFRNERARILSSLMQPLLFLFVLGKGLAAVVPAEEGTDYSTFLFPGVLITGVMFTAVFSAISIVWDREFGFLREMLVAPVRRSSIVIGKCLGSASIATLQGIAILSLAGLVHIPYHPLLLLGGTVLTFLVAFTITAFGLVLAVRVQSVQTVMPVMQLLLTPLMFLSGSLFPIGGNIPAWLSIATKVNPLSYGVDATRSLFFHFLPEGATGGALVGGITWFGWLVPPWMDILIVLGTGMALLSVACILFSKTE, encoded by the coding sequence GTGACCACGGCGGCCGCCGCTCCCGAGCTGGAAATTGCCCCGGTCTCCGCCCCGGGCGGGGGTCTCGGCCACGAGCTTCGGGCGATCAAGGTCGTCTGGAAGCGCGACCTGATCCGGTTCCGCAACGAGCGTGCCAGGATCCTGTCGAGCCTCATGCAGCCGCTGCTGTTCCTCTTCGTGCTCGGCAAGGGCCTGGCGGCCGTCGTGCCCGCCGAGGAGGGGACCGACTACTCGACTTTTCTGTTCCCGGGAGTCCTGATCACCGGCGTGATGTTCACCGCGGTGTTCTCGGCGATCTCGATCGTGTGGGACCGGGAGTTCGGGTTTCTCCGGGAGATGCTCGTGGCGCCGGTCCGGCGGAGCAGCATCGTGATCGGCAAGTGCCTGGGCAGCGCAAGCATCGCCACCCTGCAGGGGATCGCGATCCTTTCGCTGGCCGGGCTGGTGCACATCCCCTACCACCCGCTGCTGCTGCTGGGGGGGACCGTGCTCACCTTCCTGGTCGCCTTCACAATCACCGCCTTCGGCCTGGTGCTGGCGGTCCGGGTCCAGTCGGTGCAGACGGTGATGCCCGTCATGCAGCTGCTGCTGACCCCGTTGATGTTCCTGTCGGGCTCGCTGTTTCCCATCGGGGGCAACATCCCGGCCTGGCTGTCGATTGCCACCAAGGTCAACCCGCTCAGCTACGGCGTGGACGCCACCCGCTCGCTGTTCTTTCACTTCCTGCCGGAGGGCGCGACCGGCGGTGCGCTGGTCGGGGGCATCACCTGGTTCGGCTGGCTGGTCCCGCCGTGGATGGACATCCTGATCGTCCTGGGAACCGGCATGGCGCTGCTCAGCGTCGCCTGCATCCTGTTTTCCAAAACCGAGTAG
- a CDS encoding transglutaminase family protein codes for MIFEVEHTTRYDYSEPVKLEPLAVRLRPRADRSQHVLSFELNLDPAPAGLTEISDLDGNDTALAWFTEGTTSLEISTRVRAETFRANPFDYIVLDPALIELPMRYPAEESAALVRYMQPGGDPAVSELAREVLQSAGGEAPLFLTQLSGRLAAEIEGEVRLQGQPLSPAETLSRGRGSCRDAAVLFMDACRSVGLAARFVSGYQEGDPEVDEKYLHAWAEVYLSRVGWRGFDPTLGLAVSDRHLAVAAGPTAASTLPSEGSYRGTALSAMKADLQVKVLP; via the coding sequence GTGATCTTCGAGGTTGAGCACACCACCCGCTACGACTACAGCGAGCCGGTCAAGCTCGAGCCGCTGGCGGTGCGCCTGAGGCCCCGTGCCGACCGTTCGCAGCACGTTTTGAGCTTCGAGCTGAACCTGGACCCGGCCCCGGCCGGGCTCACCGAGATCTCGGACCTGGACGGCAACGACACCGCGCTCGCCTGGTTCACCGAGGGGACCACCAGCCTGGAGATCTCCACACGCGTGCGAGCCGAGACCTTTCGTGCAAACCCGTTCGACTACATCGTTCTGGACCCGGCGCTGATCGAGCTCCCGATGCGCTACCCGGCGGAGGAGTCGGCAGCACTGGTTCGGTATATGCAGCCCGGCGGCGACCCTGCCGTGTCGGAGCTTGCCCGGGAGGTGCTGCAGTCCGCGGGGGGCGAAGCTCCTCTGTTTCTGACCCAGCTGTCGGGCCGGCTGGCGGCCGAGATCGAAGGTGAGGTACGGCTCCAGGGGCAGCCCCTCTCCCCGGCGGAGACGCTCAGCCGGGGACGGGGCTCGTGCCGCGATGCGGCGGTGCTCTTCATGGACGCCTGCCGGTCCGTGGGCCTGGCCGCCCGGTTCGTCAGCGGCTACCAGGAGGGCGACCCGGAAGTCGACGAGAAGTACCTGCACGCCTGGGCCGAGGTGTACCTCAGCCGGGTCGGCTGGAGGGGATTCGACCCGACTCTGGGGCTGGCGGTTTCGGACCGGCACCTGGCGGTGGCGGCAGGGCCGACCGCGGCATCCACCCTGCCGTCCGAGGGCTCCTACCGGGGAACCGCTCTATCGGCGATGAAGGCCGACTTGCAGGTGAAGGTGCTGCCTTGA
- a CDS encoding fused MFS/spermidine synthase: MDNDAPQEPAPTPVDAPGLNAAAAGWLVFITSGAILMLEILSLRLVAPYLGLTLEMSTGVIGFALGAIALGAWLGGRAADAVPPQKLLGPMILLAGILVLFVGPAVRFTGEQVRGGNATSVLVMAAVSILAPAALLAAVTPLVVKLRLQALDETGRVVGRLSGVGTLGALVATFATGFLLVAELPTSRILLALGGTLIVLGLILTVKLRANRAAYGLLLFAAAGVGASSFFPPPCDVETAYHCAKVVVDPTRPSGRTLRMDTLFHSYVDIEDPSYLEFSYTRSFAAVIDAAKPEKPIDALHIGGGGFSIPRYLDFTRPGSDNLVLEIDQGVVDLDVKSLGLKLGDGIEAHVGDGRVALRDQADASRDVVVEDAFGGLAVPWHLTTVETAQQIRRILRPDGIYLVNVIDFAPLLFARAEAATIAEVFPHVALITRPDVAAGRSGDNLVMVGSESPLPVEAIRAELAARAPEFTLIEGDRYKSFMGKARVLTDDYAPVDQLVTLRDQF; this comes from the coding sequence TTGGATAACGACGCGCCGCAAGAGCCTGCACCAACGCCGGTTGATGCCCCCGGGCTGAACGCCGCCGCTGCGGGGTGGCTGGTCTTCATCACCTCGGGGGCGATCCTCATGCTCGAGATCCTCAGCCTTCGCCTGGTGGCGCCCTACCTGGGGCTCACGCTGGAGATGAGCACCGGGGTCATCGGCTTCGCCCTCGGCGCCATTGCCCTCGGCGCGTGGTTGGGCGGACGCGCTGCCGACGCGGTGCCTCCACAAAAGCTGCTGGGCCCGATGATCCTGCTGGCCGGCATCCTGGTGTTGTTCGTTGGGCCCGCAGTGCGGTTCACCGGCGAGCAGGTCCGGGGAGGCAACGCCACCTCGGTTCTGGTAATGGCGGCGGTGTCCATCCTCGCCCCGGCCGCCCTGCTGGCGGCGGTCACTCCGCTGGTCGTAAAGCTGCGGCTGCAGGCTCTGGACGAGACCGGCCGGGTGGTCGGGCGACTTTCGGGAGTCGGCACGCTAGGGGCACTGGTGGCAACCTTCGCCACCGGCTTCCTGCTGGTCGCCGAGCTGCCCACGAGCCGCATCCTGCTGGCCCTGGGGGGCACGCTGATCGTGCTCGGGCTGATATTGACAGTCAAGCTGCGGGCCAACCGTGCGGCCTACGGGCTTTTGCTGTTCGCCGCGGCCGGAGTCGGTGCTTCGTCGTTCTTCCCTCCGCCGTGTGACGTGGAGACGGCGTACCACTGCGCCAAGGTGGTCGTGGACCCGACCCGGCCCTCGGGACGGACGCTGCGCATGGACACGCTCTTTCACTCCTACGTGGACATCGAGGACCCCTCCTACCTGGAGTTCTCCTACACCCGCTCATTTGCCGCGGTGATCGATGCAGCCAAGCCGGAGAAGCCGATAGATGCGCTTCACATCGGCGGCGGTGGGTTCAGCATCCCCAGGTACCTCGACTTCACCCGGCCCGGATCCGACAACCTGGTGCTGGAGATCGACCAGGGGGTGGTCGACCTGGATGTCAAGAGCCTCGGCCTGAAGTTGGGCGACGGCATCGAGGCGCACGTGGGTGACGGCCGGGTGGCTCTCAGAGACCAGGCCGACGCCAGCCGCGACGTCGTCGTGGAGGACGCCTTCGGCGGGCTGGCGGTGCCCTGGCACCTGACGACGGTCGAGACCGCCCAACAGATCCGCCGCATCCTGCGCCCGGACGGCATCTACCTGGTGAACGTCATCGACTTTGCGCCCCTTCTGTTCGCCCGGGCCGAGGCGGCGACGATCGCGGAGGTGTTCCCGCACGTCGCCCTGATCACCCGGCCCGACGTCGCCGCCGGCCGTAGCGGCGACAACCTCGTGATGGTCGGGTCGGAAAGCCCCCTGCCGGTGGAGGCGATCCGGGCCGAGCTGGCCGCTCGGGCGCCGGAGTTCACCCTGATCGAGGGCGATCGGTATAAGTCGTTCATGGGCAAAGCCCGGGTGCTGACCGACGACTACGCCCCGGTCGACCAGCTGGTGACCCTCCGGGACCAGTTCTAG
- a CDS encoding prolyl oligopeptidase family serine peptidase, protein MSTPLPYGSWPSPITADLLVEKAVTLSYPMAQGDDVLWLEMRPAEAGRYVIVRRAADGTIGDVLPEGFAARTLVHEYGGLAHAVYGESVFFSNFSDQRLYRLDPGEEPQAITPQPGEPMSERYADPVVSPDGRWVVCVRERHTAQGVVNEIAAISADGTDDPQDLFGGHDFYASPRLSPAGDRLAWVSWDHPNMPWDGTELWEAPVGPNLTLGKPRKVAGGRDESVTQPRWSPDGQLYFISDRSGWWNIYADEPAGPRSVAPMDSEFSGPDWVFGQSSYTFLAGGSLAAIWGEAGLDRLGVMKPGEDRFTPVDLPFTVLNSIRPSRTGVVAIAAGAAQAPAVVEIDLPEGNSRVIRRSRELTIPAEMISEPRAIEFPTEGGLTAHALFYAPHHPEYTGVEGELPPLIVISHGGPTSATWSALNLGIQFWTTRGIGVVDVNYGGSTGYGREYRRRLNGTWGVVDVDDCINAARYLAERGEADGDRLVIRGGSAGGYTTLCALTFRDAFACGGSHFGVADAGALAEDTHKFESRYLDNLIGPWPEARALYEERSPIFHTELLDTPLILFQGLEDKIVPPDQAERMAGALRTKGVPFAYLAYEGEQHGFRKAENIKRTAEAELYFYGRILGFTPADDLPPVDIENADAIAARPS, encoded by the coding sequence GTGAGCACCCCACTTCCCTACGGCTCCTGGCCGTCTCCCATCACCGCCGACCTTCTGGTCGAGAAGGCAGTCACCCTCAGCTACCCCATGGCCCAGGGCGACGACGTGCTCTGGCTGGAGATGCGCCCGGCCGAGGCCGGCCGGTACGTGATCGTCCGCAGGGCGGCGGACGGGACGATCGGCGACGTTCTGCCGGAGGGGTTCGCCGCCCGCACCCTCGTTCACGAGTACGGCGGCCTGGCGCACGCGGTTTACGGCGAATCGGTCTTCTTCTCGAACTTCTCCGACCAGCGCCTCTACCGCCTCGACCCCGGCGAAGAGCCTCAGGCGATCACACCCCAGCCCGGCGAACCGATGTCCGAGCGATACGCCGACCCGGTGGTGTCCCCCGACGGCCGCTGGGTCGTCTGTGTCCGGGAGCGCCACACCGCCCAGGGGGTGGTCAACGAGATCGCAGCCATCTCGGCGGACGGGACCGACGACCCCCAGGACCTGTTCGGCGGCCACGACTTCTACGCCTCACCGCGCCTCAGCCCGGCAGGCGACCGCCTGGCCTGGGTGAGCTGGGACCACCCCAACATGCCTTGGGACGGCACCGAGCTCTGGGAGGCGCCGGTCGGGCCGAACCTGACGCTCGGCAAACCGCGCAAGGTCGCCGGAGGGCGGGACGAGTCGGTTACCCAGCCCCGCTGGTCCCCCGACGGGCAGCTCTACTTCATCTCCGACCGCAGCGGCTGGTGGAACATCTACGCCGACGAGCCGGCAGGCCCCCGATCGGTGGCGCCGATGGATTCCGAGTTCTCCGGGCCGGACTGGGTCTTCGGCCAGTCCAGCTACACATTCCTGGCCGGGGGTTCGCTGGCCGCGATCTGGGGAGAGGCGGGCCTGGACCGGCTCGGGGTCATGAAGCCCGGAGAGGACCGGTTCACGCCGGTCGACCTCCCGTTCACGGTTTTGAACTCGATCCGGCCGTCCCGGACGGGCGTGGTTGCGATCGCCGCCGGAGCCGCGCAGGCGCCGGCGGTGGTGGAGATCGACCTGCCCGAAGGCAACTCCCGGGTCATCCGGCGAAGCCGGGAGCTCACGATACCGGCCGAGATGATCTCCGAGCCCCGGGCCATCGAGTTCCCCACCGAGGGCGGGCTGACCGCCCACGCGCTCTTCTACGCCCCGCACCACCCCGAATACACCGGTGTCGAGGGCGAGCTGCCTCCCCTTATCGTGATCAGCCACGGCGGGCCGACCTCGGCGACATGGTCGGCCCTCAACCTGGGGATCCAGTTTTGGACCACCCGGGGAATCGGGGTGGTCGACGTCAACTACGGCGGCAGCACCGGCTACGGCCGCGAGTACCGCAGGCGTCTGAACGGAACCTGGGGGGTGGTCGACGTCGACGACTGCATCAACGCCGCCCGCTACCTGGCCGAGCGGGGCGAGGCCGACGGCGACCGTTTGGTGATCCGGGGAGGCAGCGCCGGGGGTTACACCACCCTGTGCGCCCTCACCTTCCGGGACGCCTTCGCCTGCGGGGGAAGCCACTTCGGGGTTGCCGACGCCGGAGCCCTGGCGGAGGACACCCACAAGTTCGAGTCCCGCTATCTGGACAACCTGATCGGACCGTGGCCCGAGGCCAGGGCGCTCTACGAGGAGCGCTCGCCCATCTTCCACACGGAACTTCTCGACACCCCGCTGATCCTGTTCCAGGGCCTGGAGGACAAGATCGTCCCGCCGGATCAGGCCGAGCGGATGGCCGGCGCCCTTCGCACCAAGGGAGTTCCCTTCGCCTACCTGGCGTACGAGGGGGAGCAGCACGGATTTCGCAAGGCGGAGAACATCAAACGCACCGCCGAGGCCGAGCTGTACTTCTACGGGCGGATCCTCGGGTTCACGCCGGCCGACGACCTGCCCCCGGTAGACATCGAGAACGCCGACGCGATAGCCGCCAGACCTTCGTGA
- a CDS encoding peptide ligase PGM1-related protein: protein MEESEILGRFDDLQKKLAPFWSTADDLNKPPNTIFVIPSISYKAAVLSQLESLQQYEERFLILFMLLRNPRTRLVYVTSEQTLPNVVDYYLNLLPGVIASHARQRLFLVSTLDGTLRPLTEKLLERPRLIARLKSLVIDPDRAYIIPFNTTHLERELAVKMDVPILGADPRFGPLGTKSGCRRLFAEEGVPHPAGFEDLATMPDVTAAIAKLRAEKPGMQELLVKTNEGVSGWGNAPIDLGGLPAPGDPGEAEAIERAVRDQIGFKYQAFEEQFVHEGGIVEEMVIGDEVRSPSAQMLIDPQGGVQMLSTHDQLLGGPAGQVYQGCQFPADRAYAVKITQEAEKIGRRLAKEGAVGRAAIDFVCIRTPSGDWEAYAIELNLRQGGTTHPFLTLQFLTDGRYVPDQGIFVAPNGRRKYFVASDHVESPLYRGFTPDDLFDIVVRHRLHFDHAAQTGVVFHMVSALPEVGRTGLTAVADSAEEAQWMYDAVIRVLDNEAKDAFEERPPFG, encoded by the coding sequence ATGGAAGAGTCGGAGATCCTCGGCCGGTTCGACGACCTTCAGAAGAAGCTGGCCCCCTTCTGGAGCACCGCCGACGACCTCAACAAGCCACCGAACACCATCTTCGTGATCCCGTCGATCAGCTACAAGGCCGCGGTCCTCAGCCAGCTGGAGAGCCTGCAGCAGTACGAGGAGAGGTTTCTCATCCTCTTCATGCTGCTGCGGAACCCACGCACCCGCCTGGTCTACGTCACCTCCGAGCAGACCCTTCCGAACGTTGTCGACTACTACCTGAACCTGCTGCCCGGCGTCATCGCGAGCCACGCCCGCCAGCGACTGTTCCTGGTCTCGACACTGGACGGGACACTTCGGCCGCTGACCGAGAAGCTGCTCGAGCGGCCGCGCCTGATCGCCCGCCTGAAGAGCCTGGTGATCGACCCGGACCGGGCCTACATCATCCCGTTCAACACCACCCACCTGGAGCGTGAGCTGGCGGTGAAGATGGACGTGCCCATCCTGGGGGCCGACCCCAGGTTCGGGCCTCTCGGAACCAAGAGCGGCTGCCGGCGCCTTTTCGCCGAGGAGGGGGTTCCCCACCCCGCGGGCTTCGAGGACCTGGCGACCATGCCGGACGTGACCGCCGCAATCGCCAAGCTCCGGGCGGAGAAGCCGGGGATGCAGGAGCTGCTGGTCAAGACCAACGAGGGGGTTAGCGGTTGGGGGAACGCCCCCATCGACCTCGGCGGGCTGCCCGCCCCGGGGGACCCCGGTGAAGCCGAGGCGATCGAGCGGGCGGTGCGGGACCAGATCGGATTCAAGTACCAGGCGTTCGAGGAGCAGTTCGTGCACGAGGGCGGAATCGTCGAGGAGATGGTGATCGGCGACGAGGTTCGCAGCCCCAGCGCCCAGATGTTGATCGACCCGCAAGGCGGCGTGCAGATGCTTTCGACCCACGACCAGCTGCTCGGGGGCCCGGCGGGGCAGGTCTACCAGGGCTGCCAGTTCCCGGCCGACCGGGCCTATGCGGTGAAGATCACGCAGGAGGCGGAAAAGATCGGGCGCCGGCTCGCCAAGGAGGGAGCGGTGGGCCGGGCGGCCATCGACTTCGTATGCATCCGCACCCCCTCCGGGGACTGGGAGGCGTACGCGATCGAGCTGAACCTGCGCCAGGGCGGGACCACGCACCCGTTCCTCACGCTGCAGTTCCTCACCGACGGCAGGTACGTCCCCGACCAGGGCATATTCGTCGCCCCCAACGGCCGGCGGAAGTACTTCGTCGCCTCCGACCACGTCGAGTCGCCCCTGTACCGGGGTTTCACCCCGGACGACCTTTTCGACATTGTGGTGCGCCACCGGCTCCACTTCGACCACGCGGCCCAGACCGGGGTGGTGTTCCACATGGTGAGCGCCCTACCCGAGGTCGGCCGAACCGGGCTTACCGCGGTGGCCGACTCTGCGGAGGAGGCCCAGTGGATGTACGACGCGGTGATCCGGGTGCTGGACAACGAGGCGAAGGACGCTTTTGAGGAGCGACCGCCGTTCGGCTAA
- a CDS encoding zinc ribbon domain-containing protein, with protein sequence MPIYEFRCSACEKEFETLISSAKVDEATCPSCGAGRPRRLMSVIAGMGGRTSPNNVERASGNSGPAPSCGAGACPSCS encoded by the coding sequence ATGCCTATCTATGAGTTCAGATGCTCCGCATGTGAAAAAGAGTTCGAGACGTTGATCTCGTCCGCCAAGGTCGACGAAGCCACCTGCCCGTCCTGCGGCGCCGGCCGGCCCCGACGCCTGATGTCGGTGATCGCCGGCATGGGCGGGCGCACCAGCCCCAACAACGTCGAGCGGGCGTCGGGCAACTCCGGGCCCGCGCCTTCGTGCGGCGCAGGGGCCTGTCCCAGCTGTAGCTGA
- a CDS encoding cation:proton antiporter, which produces MDLVTGFGLIGVTVIVSGLVAGLVDRGPVSFPMIFLGLGLALGAAGVLDVGVHDPSLEVVAALTLSLVLFMDAFSLEGGGSRKDWLVPALVLGPGTALVILVVAGSAILLFDVRPISAFILGAVLSSTDAVVLRDVVRDDRVPRPVRRVLSVEAGTNDIIVLPLLLVLIAVAGGDASGNGAGDWALFGLKIFVIGPAVGAAVGAVGAWLMARADARHSVRREYQALYGVGLVLSSYAAAVAVGGDGFLAAFFAGLAITALDQTLCDCFLEFGDAAAEISMLLTFVLFGALLSTELGSVPLVSGLALAAIVIFVARPLAIELVLSVRQAALSRAARAFIAWFGPRGLNSLLFALLVVAGEVPEGEFLLAVTGMVVLVSVVGHGASATPVSSWYGRKVAAEVLAEERFGTATGLFEQKEQTSDRISPARLAEMMESDDSPLVVDVRTRSQHDRDAVKIPGSIRVLPDSIPEWVSDQLKDRPYVLYCT; this is translated from the coding sequence GTGGACCTGGTAACCGGCTTCGGCCTCATCGGTGTGACCGTGATCGTGTCCGGCCTGGTGGCCGGATTGGTCGACCGGGGGCCGGTATCGTTCCCGATGATCTTTCTCGGGCTGGGCCTGGCGCTCGGGGCTGCCGGCGTGCTGGACGTGGGTGTGCACGACCCGTCGCTGGAGGTCGTCGCCGCGCTCACCCTGTCCCTGGTCCTGTTCATGGATGCCTTCAGCCTGGAGGGCGGCGGGTCGCGCAAGGACTGGCTTGTCCCGGCGCTGGTCCTCGGCCCCGGCACGGCGCTTGTGATCCTGGTGGTCGCCGGGTCGGCCATCCTGCTGTTCGACGTGCGGCCGATCTCCGCTTTCATCCTGGGGGCGGTTCTCTCCTCCACCGACGCGGTGGTTCTCAGAGATGTCGTCCGGGACGACCGGGTGCCGCGGCCGGTGAGGCGGGTCCTGTCGGTGGAGGCGGGGACCAACGACATCATCGTCCTGCCCCTCCTGCTCGTCCTGATCGCAGTGGCCGGGGGCGACGCTTCCGGCAACGGCGCCGGAGACTGGGCGCTGTTCGGCCTGAAGATCTTTGTCATAGGACCCGCCGTGGGCGCTGCGGTGGGCGCGGTCGGCGCCTGGCTGATGGCACGAGCCGACGCCCGGCACTCGGTCCGGCGCGAGTACCAGGCGCTCTACGGCGTCGGCCTCGTTTTGAGCTCATATGCCGCCGCGGTCGCGGTCGGGGGCGACGGCTTTTTGGCTGCGTTCTTTGCCGGCCTGGCGATCACGGCCCTCGACCAGACCTTGTGCGACTGCTTCCTGGAGTTCGGCGATGCTGCGGCGGAGATTTCGATGCTGTTGACGTTCGTCCTGTTTGGCGCCCTGCTCTCGACCGAGCTGGGTTCGGTCCCGCTGGTGAGCGGCCTGGCCCTCGCCGCTATCGTGATCTTCGTGGCCCGGCCGCTCGCCATCGAACTGGTGCTCAGCGTGCGGCAGGCCGCTCTCAGCCGGGCTGCCCGGGCGTTCATCGCCTGGTTCGGCCCCCGGGGCCTCAACTCCCTGCTTTTCGCTCTGCTCGTAGTGGCAGGCGAGGTGCCGGAGGGCGAGTTCCTCCTGGCGGTGACCGGCATGGTGGTCCTGGTGTCGGTTGTGGGGCACGGCGCCAGCGCGACGCCGGTGTCCTCCTGGTACGGCCGCAAGGTTGCAGCGGAGGTGCTGGCGGAGGAGCGCTTCGGCACCGCCACCGGCCTGTTCGAGCAGAAGGAGCAGACCTCCGACCGCATCAGCCCGGCCCGCCTGGCCGAGATGATGGAGAGCGACGACTCCCCGCTCGTGGTGGATGTCCGAACCCGATCGCAGCATGACCGCGATGCGGTGAAGATCCCCGGCAGCATCCGGGTTCTGCCCGACTCGATCCCCGAGTGGGTCTCCGACCAGCTGAAGGACCGGCCCTACGTCCTGTACTGCACCTGA